In a genomic window of Thermosynechococcus sp. CL-1:
- a CDS encoding bifunctional 2-polyprenyl-6-hydroxyphenol methylase/3-demethylubiquinol 3-O-methyltransferase UbiG, translated as MTSAAEITAAVRQLYNTYPFPPEPLLDEPPPGYNWRWSWPAAYSFCTGRYPSQLEVAILDAGCGTGVGTEYLAHLNPQAKITALDLSEGALEIARERCRRSGATNVEFHHLSLEDVAQLGQRFQMINCVGVLHHLPDPQRGIQALADVLAPGGILHIFVYGAYGRWEIKLMQQAIALLLGSDRHNYREGVAIGRQLFAALPQNNRLKKREQERWSLENQRDECFADMYVHPQEIDYTIASLFDLIAASGLEFVGFSNPQVWRLERLLGTQPELLHRAQHLDPIQQYQLIECLDPEAMTHFEFFLAKPPLPRHDWSEDAALLVAIPWRHPCLDGWPGACVFNCHYDVIQLNQAEQQFLTAATGQKNVAEVLAEQPGFNLAGVRSLLERDLLLLGVKE; from the coding sequence ATGACCTCGGCGGCTGAGATTACTGCTGCTGTGCGGCAACTGTACAATACCTATCCTTTTCCGCCGGAACCGCTCCTTGATGAGCCACCACCGGGGTACAACTGGCGCTGGTCTTGGCCGGCGGCCTATAGCTTTTGCACAGGACGCTATCCCTCCCAGTTAGAGGTTGCCATTCTCGATGCCGGTTGTGGCACTGGTGTAGGAACGGAATATCTCGCCCATTTGAATCCGCAGGCAAAGATTACCGCGTTGGATCTCAGTGAGGGTGCTTTGGAGATTGCCCGCGAACGCTGCCGGCGATCGGGCGCCACCAATGTCGAATTTCACCACCTAAGCCTAGAGGATGTGGCACAACTGGGGCAAAGGTTCCAGATGATTAACTGTGTGGGCGTGCTGCACCATCTGCCGGATCCGCAGCGGGGTATTCAAGCTCTCGCCGATGTTCTTGCCCCCGGCGGCATTTTGCACATCTTTGTTTATGGAGCCTACGGTCGCTGGGAAATTAAACTGATGCAGCAGGCCATTGCCCTCCTTCTAGGGAGCGATCGCCACAACTATCGCGAGGGGGTGGCCATTGGACGACAACTCTTTGCCGCATTGCCGCAGAACAACCGCCTGAAAAAGCGCGAGCAGGAGCGCTGGAGCCTCGAAAATCAGCGGGATGAATGCTTTGCTGATATGTATGTGCATCCCCAAGAAATTGACTACACGATCGCCAGCCTCTTTGATCTTATTGCTGCCTCTGGCCTAGAATTCGTTGGCTTTTCCAATCCCCAAGTTTGGCGGTTGGAGCGGCTGTTGGGCACGCAGCCAGAACTTTTGCACCGGGCACAGCACTTAGATCCGATCCAGCAATATCAACTCATTGAATGCCTTGACCCTGAGGCAATGACCCACTTTGAGTTCTTTTTGGCCAAGCCGCCGCTGCCCCGTCACGATTGGTCTGAGGATGCGGCTCTGCTGGTGGCCATTCCGTGGCGACACCCCTGCTTAGATGGCTGGCCAGGAGCCTGTGTCTTTAACTGTCACTATGATGTGATTCAGCTCAATCAGGCTGAGCAGCAATTCCTGACGGCTGCGACGGGTCAAAAAAACGTGGCTGAGGTATTAGCTGAGCAACCGGGCTTCAATCTTGCAGGGGTGCGATCGCTCCTTGAGCGGGACTTACTTCTCTTAGGAGTAAAAGAATGA
- a CDS encoding folate-binding protein YgfZ, which yields MTDLLEIVSASGAVYDCSHWGRLRLTGGDRLKFLHNQSSNNCLVLQPGQGADTVFLTSTARTLDLVTLLVHREWVDLLVSPQRREFLLKWLDKYIFFGDDVQVSDRTAESYCYRVFGSVAEKISAQFGLEGLAHPYDHVTVTHEGVPLTLAATSGLAIPGFTLWSDRPLSDLLHPYPQLSDADWEHLRIRQGRPAAEAELTEDYNPLEARLGHTISFNKGCYIGQETIARLNTYQGVKQHLWGLDLSAVVTPPTPLLLAGEKVGLLTSCTPLEKGAFGLGYVRTKVGGAGLTLHTPEGVTAQVVEVPFLRTVA from the coding sequence ATGACGGATCTACTGGAAATAGTCTCTGCCAGTGGGGCAGTCTATGATTGCAGTCATTGGGGACGTCTACGCCTTACGGGGGGCGATCGCCTGAAGTTTTTGCACAATCAAAGCTCCAATAACTGTCTTGTCTTGCAACCCGGCCAAGGGGCAGATACGGTTTTTCTGACCTCGACGGCGCGCACCCTTGATCTTGTCACCCTACTTGTTCATAGGGAGTGGGTGGATCTACTGGTGTCACCGCAGCGCCGCGAGTTTCTCTTGAAATGGCTCGATAAGTACATCTTCTTTGGCGACGATGTGCAGGTGAGCGATCGCACTGCTGAGAGCTACTGCTATCGAGTTTTTGGGAGTGTTGCTGAGAAGATCAGCGCTCAATTTGGTCTTGAAGGATTAGCGCATCCCTATGATCATGTCACTGTCACCCACGAAGGTGTTCCCTTAACCCTTGCTGCCACCAGTGGCCTAGCAATTCCGGGTTTCACCCTTTGGAGCGATCGCCCCCTCAGCGATTTACTTCATCCCTATCCCCAACTGAGTGATGCCGACTGGGAGCACCTACGCATCCGCCAAGGCCGTCCGGCTGCCGAGGCTGAACTCACCGAAGACTATAACCCCCTCGAAGCCCGACTGGGGCATACGATTTCTTTCAATAAGGGCTGCTACATTGGCCAAGAAACGATCGCTCGCCTCAACACCTACCAAGGGGTCAAACAACATCTCTGGGGACTGGACTTAAGTGCCGTAGTGACACCCCCCACCCCCTTACTCCTAGCCGGTGAAAAAGTGGGTCTGCTCACCAGTTGTACTCCCCTAGAGAAGGGTGCCTTTGGCCTCGGCTATGTGCGCACAAAAGTGGGCGGTGCTGGGTTGACGTTGCACACCCCAGAGGGCGTGACTGCCCAAGTGGTCGAGGTACCCTTCTTAAGAACTGTTGCCTAA
- a CDS encoding thiamine phosphate synthase, protein MQNLAPGFEGQRIRRILDANLDRAREGLRVIEEWCRFGREDAALSAECKDLRQTLGRYHTPELRAARQTDQDPGTALSHPQERDRQTLSEVLTANFARVQEALRVIEEYAKLTDTELSDTAKALRYRVYILEQALILNPRQARAQRLQGAKLYLVTAPSDRLLATVEAALKGGLPLVQYRDKTSDDHTRLTTARQLQALCQRYGALFLVNDRVDIAVGANADGVHLGQTDIPMELARQILGRDRLVGRSTTNPQELERAIAEGADYVGVGPIFATPTKPGKAAVGFDYLQYARKHAPMPQFAIGGIDLSNIDEVVKAGATQVAVVRAIMDAADPEATTRELLRRLSQREPS, encoded by the coding sequence ATGCAAAATTTAGCTCCCGGATTTGAGGGGCAACGCATCCGGCGGATTCTCGATGCCAACCTTGACCGTGCCCGCGAAGGTCTGCGGGTGATTGAGGAATGGTGCCGCTTTGGCCGCGAAGATGCTGCCCTGAGTGCAGAATGTAAAGATTTGCGCCAAACCCTTGGCCGCTACCATACCCCAGAGTTGCGGGCGGCACGACAAACGGATCAGGATCCGGGGACTGCTTTGAGTCATCCCCAAGAGCGCGATCGCCAGACCCTCAGCGAGGTGCTCACCGCTAACTTTGCCCGTGTCCAAGAAGCCCTGCGGGTGATTGAAGAATACGCGAAATTGACGGACACTGAGCTGAGTGACACCGCCAAAGCCCTCCGCTATCGCGTTTACATTCTCGAGCAAGCCCTGATCCTCAACCCGCGCCAAGCTCGAGCGCAACGCCTGCAAGGGGCAAAGCTCTATCTGGTGACTGCCCCCAGCGATCGCCTGCTGGCAACCGTCGAAGCTGCTTTGAAGGGGGGACTGCCCCTTGTGCAATACCGCGACAAAACCAGTGATGATCACACCCGTCTAACCACGGCTCGCCAGTTACAAGCGCTGTGCCAACGCTACGGCGCCCTGTTTTTGGTCAACGATCGCGTGGATATTGCCGTTGGTGCCAATGCCGATGGTGTCCACCTCGGACAGACGGATATTCCCATGGAACTGGCTCGGCAAATTTTAGGGCGCGATCGCCTCGTGGGACGCTCGACCACCAATCCCCAAGAACTGGAGCGCGCCATTGCTGAAGGTGCCGATTATGTGGGTGTTGGGCCGATTTTTGCGACTCCTACCAAGCCCGGTAAAGCGGCTGTGGGCTTTGACTATCTCCAATACGCCCGCAAACACGCCCCGATGCCGCAGTTTGCCATTGGCGGCATTGATCTCAGTAACATTGATGAGGTGGTCAAGGCCGGGGCGACTCAGGTGGCCGTTGTCCGCGCCATTATGGATGCGGCTGACCCAGAGGCAACCACCCGAGAATTATTACGACGCTTATCTCAAAGGGAACCATCATGA
- the yvcK gene encoding gluconeogenesis factor YvcK family protein, whose protein sequence is MRRANKAQQLSARLRPARRKIRLWSQWLLPGLLVKRWLLISAVGVLLASLGFAISINLTPIFYFLQFLEQFVQSIARFVPSYISGPLLLLGGLALIAWGYARTLGSITEVLLPEDDKALVERLLTHRRLGRGPKIVAIGGGTGLSTLLRGLKLYSSNITAIVTMADDGGSSGRLRREIGVLPPGDIRNCLAALADEEKIVTELFQYRFEAGDGLAGHSFGNLFLTAMTNITGDLERAIATSSAVLAIRGQVLPATLTDMTLWARLADGRLIHGESNITAARGKIVEIGCSPPAPKALPRAIQALHEADYIILGPGSLYTSIIPNLLVPEIAQALAERQCPCVYVCNIMTQPGETDGYAVSDHVRALDAVTGDRLFDAVLVQKYPPSAAHLERYAQQGSTAVAIDREALTRQNCRLILADVMDESTPTVRHDSQKLAAILMRWYERVRSL, encoded by the coding sequence ATGAGGAGAGCGAATAAGGCTCAACAACTCTCAGCAAGACTGCGTCCAGCCCGTCGTAAAATCCGTTTGTGGTCCCAATGGTTGCTCCCTGGGCTACTGGTGAAACGATGGCTCCTAATTAGTGCAGTTGGCGTTTTGCTGGCTAGTCTGGGCTTTGCCATTAGCATCAACCTCACCCCCATTTTTTACTTCCTGCAATTTCTAGAGCAGTTTGTTCAAAGTATTGCCCGTTTTGTGCCCAGCTACATCAGTGGCCCTTTACTGCTGCTTGGGGGGTTGGCACTGATTGCTTGGGGCTATGCCCGTACCCTTGGTTCCATTACGGAAGTCCTACTGCCAGAGGACGATAAGGCGCTTGTGGAGCGACTCCTCACCCATCGGCGCTTGGGGCGAGGCCCGAAAATTGTGGCCATTGGGGGCGGTACGGGGCTGTCAACCCTCTTGCGGGGACTCAAGCTCTATAGTTCCAATATCACTGCCATTGTGACGATGGCCGATGATGGCGGCTCATCCGGACGACTGCGGCGAGAAATTGGGGTGCTGCCACCGGGGGATATTCGCAACTGCTTGGCGGCGCTAGCGGATGAGGAGAAAATCGTCACCGAACTCTTTCAGTACCGCTTTGAGGCGGGCGATGGCTTGGCGGGGCACAGTTTTGGCAATTTGTTTCTGACGGCGATGACAAATATCACGGGGGATCTGGAGCGAGCGATCGCCACCAGTTCAGCGGTCTTGGCCATTCGTGGTCAAGTGTTGCCAGCCACCCTAACAGATATGACCCTTTGGGCACGCCTTGCCGATGGTCGCCTCATTCATGGGGAGTCCAACATTACAGCCGCCCGCGGCAAAATTGTCGAAATTGGTTGCTCTCCCCCTGCCCCCAAAGCCCTACCCCGCGCCATTCAAGCTCTCCATGAAGCCGACTACATTATCCTTGGCCCCGGCAGTCTCTATACGAGTATCATTCCCAATCTTTTGGTGCCTGAGATTGCCCAAGCCCTAGCGGAGCGGCAGTGCCCCTGTGTTTACGTCTGCAACATTATGACGCAGCCGGGGGAAACCGATGGCTATGCTGTGAGTGATCATGTGCGTGCTCTTGATGCGGTCACGGGCGATCGCCTGTTTGATGCAGTGCTGGTGCAAAAATATCCCCCCAGTGCTGCTCACCTTGAACGCTATGCGCAGCAGGGAAGTACCGCTGTGGCTATTGATCGGGAAGCCCTGACCCGCCAAAACTGTCGGCTGATCCTTGCTGATGTGATGGACGAATCCACGCCAACCGTGCGCCATGATTCGCAAAAGTTAGCAGCCATTCTGATGCGTTGGTATGAACGCGTGCGATCGCTCTAG